From Nitrosopumilus zosterae, the proteins below share one genomic window:
- the msrB gene encoding peptide-methionine (R)-S-oxide reductase MsrB, with protein sequence MTKKVTENPEEWKEKLTPEQYEICINHGTEPPFSGKYNNSKIEGYFRCVCCGEDLFSSDAKFDSGSGWPSFWKPVAEEKIEYVSDTDYGMIRTEVNCKNCGSHLGHVFDDGPKPTNQRYCINSVSLKHEKD encoded by the coding sequence ATGACAAAAAAAGTTACTGAAAATCCTGAAGAATGGAAAGAAAAATTAACACCGGAACAGTATGAAATTTGTATCAATCACGGCACAGAACCACCATTTTCTGGAAAATACAATAATTCCAAGATTGAAGGATATTTCAGATGTGTTTGTTGTGGAGAAGATCTTTTTTCCTCAGATGCAAAATTTGATTCAGGTTCAGGATGGCCTAGTTTTTGGAAACCAGTGGCAGAAGAGAAGATAGAGTATGTTTCAGATACAGATTACGGAATGATCAGGACTGAGGTAAATTGTAAAAATTGTGGTTCCCATCTTGGTCATGTTTTTGATGACGGTCCAAAGCCTACAAACCAAAGATATTGTATTAATTCAGTTTCATTAAAACACGAAAAAGACTGA
- a CDS encoding homoserine dehydrogenase, translating to MCNKKEGKDLRIILCGFGVVGQSLLKLFESRSEDLYAKYGLKPRVVGVFDSKGSAVDSSGLEFNKLMDVKKKFGTVKNYSDKKNSMSGIEMLKNVEADVLIETTASNYKDAEPGMTHIITAMKKRMHVISVNKGPLALAFPSLLELAAYNQVMFKFSGTVGGGTPILDYAKKSLRGERITSFAGILNGTTNYILTNMATGMSFEEALKDAKNKGYVEADESLDLDGLDAAAKLVILANWIMGMKVTLPDINCTGIRNVTTEDIKKAEKNNCSVKLIASCNKELVVGPKEISKDDPLCVNGTLNAIAFTSEHSGTQTIIGRGAGGMETASSILRDLLDIRQEIART from the coding sequence ATATGTAACAAAAAGGAAGGAAAGGATTTGAGAATAATCTTATGTGGATTCGGTGTTGTTGGACAAAGTTTACTGAAATTATTTGAGTCAAGATCTGAAGACCTTTATGCGAAATATGGATTAAAACCAAGAGTTGTAGGAGTTTTTGACAGCAAAGGAAGCGCAGTTGATTCATCAGGATTAGAATTCAACAAACTGATGGACGTAAAGAAAAAATTTGGTACGGTGAAAAATTATTCTGATAAAAAAAATTCAATGTCAGGTATAGAAATGCTAAAAAATGTTGAGGCAGATGTTCTAATTGAGACTACCGCTAGTAATTATAAAGATGCCGAGCCTGGAATGACTCACATCATTACTGCTATGAAAAAAAGAATGCATGTAATTTCAGTCAACAAAGGACCGCTTGCATTAGCTTTTCCATCTTTGTTGGAACTTGCAGCATACAATCAAGTAATGTTCAAGTTTAGCGGGACAGTCGGAGGCGGAACGCCAATTTTGGATTACGCCAAAAAAAGCCTCAGAGGTGAAAGAATTACTTCTTTTGCAGGAATCTTAAACGGAACAACAAATTATATTTTGACAAATATGGCCACGGGCATGTCATTTGAGGAAGCACTAAAGGATGCAAAAAATAAAGGATATGTGGAAGCCGATGAATCTTTGGATTTGGATGGTTTGGATGCTGCAGCCAAATTAGTAATTCTTGCAAACTGGATAATGGGGATGAAAGTAACATTACCAGACATCAATTGCACAGGTATACGAAATGTCACAACTGAGGATATTAAAAAAGCAGAAAAAAATAACTGCTCTGTCAAACTCATCGCATCTTGCAACAAAGAACTTGTTGTAGGTCCTAAAGAGATATCGAAAGATGATCCGCTTTGTGTCAATGGAACACTAAATGCAATTGCGTTTACATCGGAACACTCAGGCACGCAGACAATTATTGGCAGAGGTGCAGGAGGCATGGAAACTGCCAGTTCCATTTTAAGAGATTTGTTAGACATCAGACAAGAGATTGCAAGAACTTGA
- a CDS encoding PUA domain-containing protein, which translates to MKSNLISKSETSTLLKTVSEKWGIEFPKIKNLKVHQILDDAQIITGEGIKILKINEDYLPFLSETKMLEKFPNVTVDMGAIKFMCKGANVMRPGIKKYTEFEKDQLVCIVEESQHKFLAVGKALVASSELEIMKKGEVIKNIHYISDKFWETGKIIYD; encoded by the coding sequence TTGAAATCAAATCTAATTTCAAAAAGCGAGACTTCCACACTCCTTAAAACAGTCTCAGAAAAATGGGGAATTGAGTTTCCCAAAATAAAAAATCTCAAAGTACATCAAATTTTGGATGATGCACAAATAATCACAGGCGAGGGGATTAAAATATTGAAGATCAACGAAGATTATCTTCCATTTTTGTCAGAAACTAAAATGTTGGAAAAATTTCCAAATGTTACGGTAGATATGGGAGCGATAAAATTCATGTGTAAAGGAGCAAACGTAATGAGGCCAGGAATTAAAAAATATACAGAGTTTGAAAAAGATCAACTAGTTTGCATTGTAGAAGAATCTCAACACAAATTTTTAGCGGTTGGAAAGGCACTGGTGGCAAGTTCAGAGTTGGAGATTATGAAAAAAGGCGAAGTAATTAAAAACATCCATTATATTTCAGACAAGTTTTGGGAAACTGGAAAAATAATTTACGATTAA
- a CDS encoding Mut7-C RNAse domain-containing protein produces the protein MLFLVDAMLGNIARKLRLFGYDTEYFSDIDDHELLEKAKNENRTIISKDECLIRRAKKKGIQFIGITTEDEIEQFKEILKTTNLEINKISGDLARCTKCNFQTFQIKKSEIQNKIPKRILDYHDKFWKCGVCDKIYWEGTHIEKLQEFVQKLKCLI, from the coding sequence ATGTTATTTCTTGTTGATGCAATGCTTGGCAATATTGCCAGAAAATTAAGACTGTTTGGATATGATACTGAATACTTTTCTGACATTGATGATCATGAACTATTAGAAAAAGCTAAAAATGAGAACAGAACAATAATATCCAAAGATGAATGTCTAATCAGACGTGCAAAAAAGAAAGGTATTCAATTTATCGGTATCACTACAGAAGACGAAATTGAACAATTTAAAGAAATTTTAAAAACAACAAATTTGGAAATTAATAAAATTTCAGGTGATTTAGCAAGATGTACCAAATGCAATTTTCAAACTTTTCAAATTAAAAAATCTGAAATTCAAAACAAAATTCCAAAACGAATTTTAGACTATCATGATAAATTTTGGAAATGTGGTGTGTGTGATAAAATCTATTGGGAAGGAACACACATTGAAAAATTACAAGAGTTTGTTCAGAAACTCAAATGTTTAATTTAA
- a CDS encoding proteasome subunit beta yields MSMYMPGATAVGITFDGGVVFASEKRIAFGNFLVSKSTKKTFPITNKVGAACAGLVADMQILALQISALAKIRKMELKRDVPPNTVAKMMSNMMYERRYFPLLTQVIVGGVVDKPIMYTLDPLGSVLPDEYAAVGTGAEMALGVLDPQFKPNLSKDEAIDLAKRAVRSAALRDSASGDGIDILVITKDGTEEFTEQIK; encoded by the coding sequence ATGTCAATGTATATGCCCGGCGCAACTGCTGTTGGAATTACTTTTGATGGCGGCGTGGTTTTTGCCAGTGAGAAAAGAATAGCCTTTGGTAACTTTCTTGTAAGTAAATCCACAAAAAAGACATTTCCAATTACTAACAAAGTAGGTGCTGCATGTGCTGGTCTTGTAGCTGATATGCAAATTTTAGCATTACAAATATCAGCTCTTGCTAAAATCAGAAAAATGGAGCTCAAAAGGGATGTCCCTCCTAACACTGTTGCAAAAATGATGTCAAATATGATGTATGAGCGAAGATACTTTCCATTACTAACTCAAGTAATTGTTGGCGGCGTTGTTGATAAACCAATTATGTATACTCTTGATCCATTAGGTTCCGTTCTTCCTGACGAGTATGCTGCGGTTGGAACTGGGGCAGAAATGGCGTTAGGTGTGCTAGACCCACAATTCAAACCAAACCTGAGTAAGGATGAGGCAATAGATTTGGCAAAAAGGGCAGTACGTTCAGCAGCTTTGAGAGATTCTGCAAGTGGTGATGGAATAGATATACTTGTAATCACTAAAGATGGTACAGAAGAATTTACAGAGCAAATCAAATAA
- a CDS encoding DoxX family protein, with protein MTTAEIREKILNDVVFMGLRSAVGVIFILHGMSKFNPGFANNLPNMGLPIEMQIPLALAELVPGILIIVGVLSRLSASLLAVVMLGAIFMIKGAKSITGQGGVELDLILLASVLVVMIVGPGRISIAQAIKKLPRCLH; from the coding sequence TTGACTACAGCAGAAATTAGAGAGAAGATCCTAAACGATGTTGTCTTTATGGGCTTAAGATCTGCCGTAGGTGTGATCTTTATTCTTCATGGAATGTCAAAATTTAATCCAGGATTTGCCAATAATTTACCTAATATGGGACTTCCAATCGAAATGCAAATCCCATTGGCATTAGCTGAATTGGTTCCAGGTATTTTGATAATTGTTGGCGTGTTAAGTAGGTTGTCCGCATCACTACTTGCAGTCGTTATGTTAGGAGCAATTTTCATGATTAAAGGCGCAAAAAGTATTACTGGTCAAGGAGGGGTTGAATTAGATTTAATTTTACTAGCATCAGTATTAGTTGTTATGATAGTAGGTCCAGGAAGAATTTCGATTGCACAAGCAATCAAAAAATTACCTAGGTGTCTTCATTAA
- a CDS encoding M20/M25/M40 family metallo-hydrolase, giving the protein MKTLQHIDSHMDHLISDLQTLIRQPSVSAKNEGIEECAKLVQRILKKSGISSEILRLKKNVAPIVYGEVKSIQNPKKTLMFYNHYDVQPAEPFDLWDDPPFSGTRKGNKIFGRGATDDKGELITRIKAVEAYLRTTGDVPCNIKFVIEGEEETGSAHIEEYLKKYRKKFSSDGVIWEFGYIDAKNTPIIGLGMKGLLFVELSVSESIRDAHSSLAVLIKNPAWRLIEAVQTLRDSNGNILIKDWYKDVLALSKKDLKIIDDEPFDEDVFKKEFGIRTFLGDKKGLDAKKALVAGATCNIAGFVSGYTGDGAKTVLPGSALVKIDFRLVPKMDPKKQIMRLKNHLKSKGFSDVKIKIFHGEAAARTDSSNPFVSHVKDAADKVFGKSILNVSNAGTGPMHPFVEILKVPCISIGSTYMFSRIHSPNEFARIDLLKKTTKCVCLIMQNFGKS; this is encoded by the coding sequence ATGAAAACACTTCAACATATAGATTCTCACATGGACCACCTGATTTCAGATCTTCAAACTTTAATCCGACAGCCTAGCGTGTCTGCAAAAAATGAAGGGATTGAAGAATGTGCAAAACTTGTTCAAAGGATATTGAAAAAATCTGGAATATCTTCTGAAATATTACGATTGAAAAAAAATGTTGCCCCAATTGTTTATGGTGAGGTAAAATCCATACAAAACCCAAAAAAAACTTTGATGTTTTACAACCATTATGATGTACAACCAGCTGAACCATTTGATTTGTGGGATGATCCTCCATTCAGTGGAACAAGAAAAGGAAACAAAATATTTGGGAGAGGTGCCACTGATGATAAGGGCGAATTAATTACCAGAATAAAAGCAGTTGAGGCTTATCTGAGAACCACAGGAGATGTTCCATGCAACATAAAATTTGTGATAGAGGGAGAAGAGGAAACCGGCAGCGCTCATATTGAAGAGTATTTAAAAAAATATCGAAAGAAATTTTCTAGTGATGGTGTTATTTGGGAATTTGGATACATTGATGCAAAAAATACGCCGATAATTGGTCTTGGTATGAAGGGATTGTTGTTCGTTGAACTGTCCGTTTCTGAATCTATACGGGATGCTCATTCCAGCTTGGCGGTTTTAATAAAAAACCCTGCATGGAGATTGATTGAAGCAGTACAAACATTGCGTGATTCTAATGGAAACATCCTCATTAAAGATTGGTACAAGGATGTTTTAGCACTTTCAAAAAAGGATTTGAAGATTATAGATGACGAACCGTTTGATGAAGACGTCTTCAAAAAAGAATTTGGAATACGAACTTTTTTGGGTGACAAAAAAGGATTAGATGCCAAAAAAGCCTTAGTGGCAGGTGCCACTTGCAATATTGCTGGATTTGTCTCTGGATATACTGGAGATGGTGCCAAAACCGTTCTTCCTGGCAGTGCATTAGTCAAAATTGATTTTAGATTGGTACCTAAAATGGACCCGAAAAAACAAATAATGAGATTAAAAAATCATCTAAAATCTAAAGGATTCTCTGATGTTAAAATCAAAATTTTTCATGGTGAAGCAGCTGCTAGGACTGATTCTTCAAATCCATTTGTATCTCATGTAAAAGATGCCGCTGACAAAGTATTTGGAAAATCTATCCTGAATGTTTCGAATGCTGGAACTGGTCCAATGCATCCTTTTGTCGAAATTTTAAAGGTGCCCTGCATCTCCATTGGAAGTACATACATGTTTTCAAGAATTCATTCTCCAAATGAATTTGCTAGAATTGATTTGTTAAAGAAAACCACAAAATGTGTTTGTTTGATTATGCAAAACTTTGGAAAAAGTTAA
- a CDS encoding NAD(P)H-hydrate dehydratase, translated as MVRKNLNVTIIKKFIPARNSKSRKGDNGVVLVIGGSYIYHGAPILSSIAALRCGTDLVYTSVPNINVTPTRAISPNLIVIPLVDQKLTRGAVNKLLGSLPRNLDSATIGMGLAIQEKNALLHLVKSLLDRDVRLSLDASALIPDILPLLANKNVVVTPHAGEFKRLFGESPSNSKNERIKLVEKKAKEYGITVLLKGATDVISNGSTTYLYEKKIPAMTVGGTGDVLSGLVAGLLSKNRNSLESAAAATFINGLAGKAVQKKIGLHMTSMDLLDAIPSAMKPFDKIV; from the coding sequence ATGGTTAGAAAAAATCTAAACGTCACAATTATTAAAAAATTCATTCCGGCAAGAAACTCTAAATCTCGAAAAGGTGATAACGGTGTAGTTCTTGTAATCGGTGGCAGTTACATCTATCATGGTGCTCCTATCTTATCTTCAATTGCAGCTCTTAGATGTGGAACTGATTTGGTTTATACATCTGTTCCGAACATCAATGTGACTCCAACACGTGCTATTTCACCAAATCTTATTGTCATTCCATTAGTTGATCAAAAATTAACTAGGGGTGCAGTAAACAAGCTTTTAGGATCTTTACCTAGAAATTTGGATTCTGCAACAATTGGAATGGGTCTTGCAATACAAGAAAAGAATGCCCTGTTACATCTTGTCAAATCTCTTTTAGATCGAGATGTACGTTTATCCTTAGATGCCAGTGCTCTAATTCCTGATATTTTGCCTTTACTTGCAAACAAAAATGTTGTAGTGACACCTCATGCTGGTGAATTTAAAAGACTGTTTGGGGAATCTCCATCTAATTCAAAAAATGAAAGAATCAAACTTGTAGAGAAAAAAGCTAAAGAATATGGAATTACGGTTTTACTAAAGGGTGCAACTGATGTCATTTCAAATGGTTCTACTACTTACCTATATGAGAAAAAAATTCCTGCAATGACTGTTGGGGGAACGGGTGATGTGCTTTCAGGATTAGTTGCAGGATTATTATCTAAGAATAGAAATTCTTTGGAATCTGCCGCAGCCGCTACATTCATCAATGGATTAGCCGGAAAAGCAGTTCAAAAGAAAATAGGATTACACATGACTTCAATGGATTTGTTAGATGCAATTCCTTCTGCAATGAAACCATTTGACAAAATCGTGTAA
- a CDS encoding tRNA (adenine-N1)-methyltransferase, with protein sequence MAKIKQNSPVLFFYNNSKKWLAKISKKESFHTHIGVIKHSDAIGKEYGSRLTTNKDKYVYLLEPTMYDYVMKIQHGTQIVYPKDLGYIVARSGIGDGQKILEIGTGSGSLTSFVANIVKPRGHVYTFDVDENFMKIAEKNIKKAGVSKYVTQQNLDLKTAKTLPLSDMDVALIDLGDPWIVIPKVRQMLKGSGCIFAICPTMNQLEKLTTALVENEFTDIESTEHIIRTIEAREGKTRHSFQGIGHTTYLCFARKAFFDRQLRKSPEEPPIDKIPSKTPKKTLKKTTRTKKSTKKSLGSTHKTLK encoded by the coding sequence ATGGCCAAAATAAAACAAAATTCGCCTGTTTTGTTTTTTTATAATAATTCTAAAAAATGGTTAGCAAAAATTTCAAAAAAAGAATCATTTCACACCCATATTGGTGTAATCAAACACTCTGATGCAATTGGCAAAGAATATGGCTCTAGGTTAACTACAAACAAAGACAAGTATGTCTATCTTCTAGAACCAACAATGTATGATTATGTAATGAAAATTCAACACGGTACCCAGATTGTCTACCCAAAAGATCTTGGCTATATTGTTGCAAGATCTGGGATTGGCGATGGCCAAAAGATTTTAGAGATTGGAACTGGAAGTGGCTCGCTCACTTCTTTTGTGGCAAACATTGTAAAGCCTCGTGGACATGTTTACACTTTTGATGTTGATGAAAATTTTATGAAAATTGCAGAAAAAAATATCAAAAAAGCTGGAGTATCAAAATATGTTACACAACAAAATTTGGATTTGAAAACTGCTAAAACCTTACCATTATCTGATATGGATGTGGCGTTAATTGATTTAGGTGATCCTTGGATTGTTATACCTAAAGTAAGGCAGATGTTAAAAGGCAGCGGTTGTATCTTTGCAATTTGTCCGACGATGAATCAATTAGAAAAATTAACCACTGCTTTAGTTGAAAATGAATTCACTGATATAGAATCTACTGAACATATTATCCGAACCATTGAAGCAAGAGAGGGGAAAACCAGACATTCCTTTCAAGGAATTGGTCATACTACATACCTGTGTTTTGCTAGAAAAGCATTTTTTGACCGACAATTGAGAAAATCTCCTGAGGAACCTCCTATTGATAAAATCCCGTCAAAAACTCCAAAGAAAACCCTCAAGAAAACAACACGTACAAAGAAATCCACCAAAAAATCACTCGGATCAACTCATAAAACTTTGAAATAA